A portion of the Bradysia coprophila strain Holo2 unplaced genomic scaffold, BU_Bcop_v1 contig_297, whole genome shotgun sequence genome contains these proteins:
- the LOC119079079 gene encoding arrestin domain-containing protein 3-like, whose product MVFCEVNFDANPNAVYYSGQTLSGVINITNEKPRKLKALTLRIEGYAKCKWTETKGSGRHRRTVIYSGREDYLNTVKYLMGNYNGVETELSAGFHQFNFSCVLPLNLPTSFESKYGHIRYQIKVEFERPWKLDLKYSFGFTVIKVYDLNYDTPAIRAPLKAETTKSFYMGLSSKAVYLSAEIPARGFVAGQSVPITISTNNESNIDVKEIKVSLKKVIHYNSQTPRTKTRERIESTSEIRHSGVLRKSKENTVVNLFFPAVPPTNITSCSIIQVTYIIQIVAKVGGMHFSPLVRLPVTIGTVPLQNQTPIQPMLSILNPTDGATSLAPAPSAPFAAHSQGQDLPPPSYQEAMGMTSTDGDTDEGLTDEKPFSPLYPVLNFGYAYAPTNLGNNLPGGAAPPPYNLANHNNNNDSTRKEKMLDLVH is encoded by the exons ATGGTGTTTTGTGAAGTGAATTTCGATGCTAATCCAAATGCTGTCTATTACAGCGGTCAAACGTTGTCGGGTGTTATAAATATTACCAATGAAAAACCGAGAAAATTAAAGGCATTGACGCTACGAATTGAAGGATATGCAAAA tgTAAATGGACAGAAACCAAAGGTTCCGGCCGGCACAGGCGAACGGTTATTTATAGCGGAAGGGAAGATTATTTGAATACGGTGAAATATTTGATGGGAAATTACAATGGCGTTGAAACGGAACTTTCGGCCGGTTTCCATCAGTTTAACTTTTCGTGCGTGCTACCGCTTAACTTACCAACGAGCTTCGAGTCAAAGTACGGACACATTCGGTATCAGATCAAGGTGGAATTCGAACGGCCGTGGAAGTTGGACTTAAAGTATAGCTTCGGTTTTACAGTCATAAAAGTGTACGATCTCAACTACGACACTCCGGCAATAAGAGCACCCCTGAAAGCCGAGACCACAAAGAGTTTCTACATGGGACTGAGCTCCAAAGCAGTTTATCTCTCAGCAGAAATTCCAGCTCGTGGATTTGTTGCTGGACAATCAGTTCCGATTACAATCTCCACCAACAATGAGTCAAACATTGATGTCAAGGAGATAAAAGTTTCGTTGAAAAAGGTTATTCACTACAACAGTCAGACGCCCAGAACGAAGACACGGGAACGAATTGAGTCCACTTCTGAAATACGACACTCGGGTGTGCTTAGAAAAAGCAAAGAGAATACGGTGGTGAATCTGTTCTTTCCGGCCGTTCCGCCCACCAACATCACGTCATGCTCAATCATTCAAGTCACCTATATAATTCAAATAGTGGCAAAGGTAGGAGGAATGCATTTCAGTCCTCTTGTTCGGCTGCCAGTAACCATTGGGACTGTTCCACTACAAAATCAAACACCCATTCAACCAATGCTTTCCATTTTAAATCCGACTGATGGAGCCACGAGTCTCGCTCCTGCTCCGTCGGCTCCATTTGCTGCACACAGTCAAGGTCAAGACTTAC CACCGCCATCATACCAAGAGGCAATGGGTATGACATCTACAGATGGAGATACCGATGAAGGTTTAACGGATGAGAAGCCATTTAGTCCGTTGTATCCGGTTTTAAATTTTGGATACGCATACGCTCCAACGAATTTGGGAAATAACTTACCTGGAGGTGCAGCCCCACCACCATATAATTTAGCAAatcataataataacaatGACTCTACAAGGAAGGAAAAGATGTTAGATTTAGTGCATTAA